The following proteins are co-located in the Pseudomonas antarctica genome:
- a CDS encoding type II toxin-antitoxin system RelE/ParE family toxin yields the protein MPRHKDVVFLGSSLKDLKEFPLDARRAAGFQLDLLQQGEQPFDCKPMKTIGRGVSEIRITEESGAFRVFYVVNRPEAVYVLHALRKTTQKTEGRDIELARARLQELG from the coding sequence ATGCCAAGGCACAAGGACGTGGTGTTTCTAGGTAGCTCGCTCAAGGACCTCAAGGAGTTTCCTCTCGACGCCCGAAGGGCAGCCGGTTTTCAGTTGGATCTTTTGCAACAGGGTGAACAGCCTTTTGATTGCAAGCCGATGAAAACTATCGGGAGGGGCGTCAGCGAGATTCGGATCACGGAGGAATCGGGAGCGTTTCGAGTCTTCTATGTGGTCAATCGGCCGGAAGCTGTCTATGTGCTGCACGCGCTGCGCAAGACCACACAGAAAACCGAAGGGCGGGATATCGAACTGGCTCGTGCCAGATTGCAGGAGTTAGGTTAA
- a CDS encoding hemolysin family protein: MDPSPGITLATLFADFGMILFALILVLLNGFFVAAEFAMVKLRATRVEAIAHKNGWRGQILRTVHSQLDAYLSACQLGITLASLGLGWVGEPAFAHILEPLLGAVGVQSPEVIKGVSFFAAFFVISYLHIVVGELAPKSWAIRKPELLSLWTAVPLYLFYWAMYPAIYLLNASANAILRIAGQGEPGPHHEHHYSREELKLILHSSRGQDPSDQGMRVLASAVEMGELEVVDWANSREDLVTLDFNAPLKEILALFRRHKFSRYPVYDAVRNEFVGLLHIKDLLLELAALDHIPESFNLAELTRPLERVSRHMPLSQLLEQFRKGGAHFALVEEADGKIIGYLTMEDVLEVLVGDIQDEHRKAERGILAYQPGKLLVRGDTPLFKVERLLGVDLDHIEAETLAGLIYDTLKRVPEEEEVLEVEGLRIIIKKMKGPKIVLAKVLLLD, translated from the coding sequence ATGGACCCTTCCCCTGGTATCACCCTCGCCACACTCTTCGCCGACTTTGGCATGATTCTTTTTGCACTGATCCTGGTACTGCTCAACGGTTTTTTCGTTGCGGCGGAGTTTGCCATGGTCAAATTGCGCGCCACCCGGGTCGAGGCCATCGCCCATAAAAACGGCTGGCGCGGACAGATCCTGCGCACCGTGCACAGCCAGCTCGACGCCTACCTGTCGGCCTGCCAGCTGGGTATCACCCTCGCCTCCCTGGGCCTGGGCTGGGTCGGTGAGCCGGCCTTTGCGCACATCCTCGAGCCGTTGCTGGGCGCCGTGGGCGTGCAATCGCCCGAGGTGATCAAGGGCGTGTCGTTCTTTGCCGCCTTCTTCGTGATTTCCTATCTGCACATCGTGGTCGGTGAATTGGCACCCAAATCCTGGGCGATTCGCAAACCCGAGCTGCTGTCGCTGTGGACGGCAGTGCCGTTGTACCTGTTCTACTGGGCGATGTACCCGGCGATCTACCTGCTCAACGCCAGCGCCAACGCCATCTTGCGTATCGCCGGCCAAGGCGAGCCCGGCCCACACCATGAGCACCATTACAGCCGCGAAGAACTCAAGCTGATCCTGCACTCCAGCCGTGGCCAGGACCCGAGCGACCAAGGCATGCGCGTGCTGGCCTCTGCGGTGGAAATGGGCGAGCTGGAAGTGGTGGACTGGGCCAACTCCCGGGAAGACCTGGTGACCCTGGACTTCAACGCCCCGCTCAAGGAAATCCTGGCGCTGTTCCGCCGCCACAAATTCAGCCGCTACCCGGTGTACGACGCGGTGCGCAATGAGTTCGTCGGCCTGCTGCACATCAAGGACCTGCTGCTGGAACTGGCGGCCCTGGACCACATCCCCGAATCGTTCAACCTGGCCGAGCTGACCCGCCCGCTGGAGCGCGTGTCGCGGCACATGCCGTTGTCGCAGCTGCTGGAGCAGTTCCGCAAAGGCGGCGCGCACTTCGCCCTGGTGGAAGAAGCCGACGGCAAGATCATCGGCTACCTGACCATGGAAGATGTGCTGGAAGTGCTGGTCGGCGATATCCAGGACGAACACCGCAAGGCCGAGCGCGGCATCCTCGCCTACCAGCCGGGCAAACTGCTGGTGCGTGGCGACACGCCGCTGTTCAAGGTGGAGCGCCTGCTGGGCGTCGACCTGGACCACATCGAAGCCGAAACCCTGGCCGGTTTGATCTACGACACCCTCAAGCGGGTGCCGGAAGAGGAAGAAGTGCTGGAGGTTGAAGGCTTGCGCATCATCATCAAGAAGATGAAAGGGCCGAAGATCGTGTTGGCCAAGGTGCTGTTGCTCGATTGA
- a CDS encoding response regulator, with translation MSKVSVLVVDDASFIRDLVKKCLRNYFPGIKIEDAVNGKKAQTILMRETFDLVLCDWEMPEMSGLELLTWCREQAHLKAMPFVMVTSRGDKENVVQAIQAGVSGYVSKPFTNEQLLSKVKQALHKVGRLDALVASAPTKMNSAFGNDSLSALTGGRPEAVKAAPVAAPSNGLLNSQPVQAAPAGGRGQGQLRLSSGTQQCVIKALSIKEALLVVRRGEVLPQVLESAVLDLEQGDNAEVARLNGYLHAIVAYEPRPDSDWLQLTFRFIDQDAQKLDYISRLIARGTAQKHFVPGA, from the coding sequence ATGAGTAAAGTCAGTGTGTTGGTGGTGGATGACGCCTCGTTTATCCGCGACCTGGTGAAGAAGTGCCTGCGCAACTACTTCCCTGGGATCAAGATTGAAGACGCGGTGAACGGCAAAAAGGCGCAAACCATCCTGATGCGCGAGACCTTCGACCTGGTGCTGTGCGACTGGGAAATGCCCGAGATGTCCGGTCTTGAATTGCTGACCTGGTGCCGTGAGCAAGCCCATCTGAAGGCCATGCCCTTCGTGATGGTGACCAGCCGTGGCGACAAGGAAAACGTAGTCCAGGCGATCCAGGCCGGGGTTTCCGGCTATGTCAGCAAGCCGTTCACCAACGAACAGTTGCTGAGCAAGGTCAAACAGGCCCTGCACAAAGTCGGCCGCCTTGACGCGCTGGTCGCCAGCGCGCCGACCAAGATGAACTCGGCCTTCGGCAACGATTCCCTGAGCGCCTTGACTGGCGGCAGGCCTGAAGCCGTCAAAGCTGCCCCTGTGGCAGCGCCGAGCAACGGCCTGCTTAACAGCCAGCCTGTGCAGGCGGCTCCGGCTGGTGGGCGCGGTCAGGGCCAACTGCGCCTGTCCAGCGGCACCCAGCAATGCGTGATCAAGGCGCTGAGCATTAAGGAAGCACTGCTGGTGGTGCGTCGTGGCGAAGTCCTGCCTCAGGTGCTGGAAAGCGCGGTACTGGACCTTGAGCAAGGCGACAACGCCGAAGTCGCACGCCTCAACGGCTACCTGCACGCGATCGTCGCCTATGAGCCGAGGCCCGACAGCGACTGGCTGCAACTGACCTTCCGGTTTATCGACCAGGATGCGCAGAAGCTCGACTACATCTCCCGCCTGATCGCGCGCGGCACGGCGCAGAAGCACTTTGTGCCGGGTGCGTGA
- a CDS encoding helix-turn-helix domain-containing protein, producing the protein MTDSKIQTERFSSVWDALEDTPQQAANMRLRSKLLLELCNTIRSWELSQKAAAERLNISQPRLNNILNGKIDKFSLDALVNLSAAAHLEVDICFSPLPA; encoded by the coding sequence ATGACAGACTCAAAAATTCAAACCGAACGTTTCAGTAGTGTCTGGGATGCTTTGGAGGATACTCCGCAGCAAGCCGCCAACATGCGGCTGCGCTCAAAGTTGCTGCTGGAACTGTGCAACACCATTCGCAGTTGGGAGTTGTCGCAGAAAGCGGCCGCCGAGCGGCTCAATATCAGTCAGCCTCGGCTCAATAACATCCTGAATGGCAAGATCGATAAGTTCTCACTGGACGCGCTGGTCAATTTGTCTGCCGCAGCGCATTTGGAGGTCGACATCTGCTTCTCCCCGCTGCCGGCATAA
- the phoR gene encoding phosphate regulon sensor histidine kinase PhoR, with amino-acid sequence MLLLITGCLVVGLVSGYYGWSLAVGIGLYLGWTLKQLLRLHEWLRQHKPDEAPPDGYGLWGEVFDSIYHLQRRDQRVRGRLQAVIDRVQESTAALKDAVIMLDSDGNLEWWNRAAETLLGLKTPQDSGQPVTNLVRHPRFKEYFEQENYEEALEIPSPTNDRVRIQLYLTRYGNNEHLMLVRDVTRIHQLEQMRKDFVANVSHELRTPLTVICGYLETLLDNVDEINPRWSRALQQMQQQGSRMQTLLNDLLLLAKLEATDYPSDNHPVAVQSLLQTIKNDAQALSGQREQQITLEADPLVLLKGSEGELRSAFSNLVFNAVKYTQDKGNIRIRWWADEHGAHLSVQDSGIGIDAKHLPRLTERFYRVDSSRNSNTGGTGLGLAIVKHVLLRHRARLEISSVLGHGSTFTCHFPPVQVTRSRVIGTDE; translated from the coding sequence ATGCTGCTGTTGATCACCGGCTGCCTGGTGGTAGGCCTGGTCAGCGGCTATTACGGCTGGAGCCTGGCCGTCGGTATCGGCCTGTATCTGGGCTGGACGCTCAAACAGCTGCTGCGCCTGCATGAATGGCTGCGCCAACACAAACCCGATGAAGCACCACCCGATGGCTACGGCCTGTGGGGCGAGGTGTTCGACAGCATCTACCACCTGCAACGCCGCGACCAACGGGTACGCGGGCGCCTGCAAGCGGTGATCGACCGTGTGCAGGAGTCCACCGCCGCGCTCAAAGATGCGGTGATCATGCTCGACAGCGACGGCAACCTGGAATGGTGGAACCGCGCCGCCGAGACCCTGCTGGGCCTCAAGACGCCTCAGGACAGCGGCCAGCCGGTGACCAACCTGGTGCGCCACCCGCGCTTCAAAGAGTATTTCGAGCAGGAAAACTACGAAGAAGCCCTGGAAATCCCTTCGCCCACCAACGACCGCGTGCGCATCCAGCTGTACCTGACACGCTACGGCAACAACGAACACCTGATGCTGGTGCGCGATGTCACCCGCATCCACCAGTTGGAACAGATGCGCAAAGACTTCGTCGCCAATGTGTCCCACGAGCTGCGCACACCGTTGACGGTGATCTGCGGCTACCTGGAGACGTTGCTGGACAATGTCGACGAGATCAACCCGCGCTGGAGCCGTGCCCTGCAGCAGATGCAACAGCAAGGTTCACGCATGCAAACACTGCTCAACGACCTGTTGTTACTGGCCAAACTGGAAGCCACGGATTACCCGTCGGACAACCACCCCGTGGCGGTACAAAGCCTGTTGCAGACTATCAAGAACGATGCCCAGGCACTTTCCGGCCAGCGCGAGCAACAAATCACCCTGGAAGCCGACCCGTTGGTGCTGCTCAAAGGCAGCGAGGGTGAGTTGCGCAGCGCATTTTCCAACCTCGTGTTCAACGCCGTGAAGTACACCCAGGACAAGGGCAATATCCGCATCCGCTGGTGGGCCGACGAGCACGGTGCGCACCTGAGCGTGCAGGATTCCGGCATCGGCATCGACGCCAAGCATCTGCCCCGCCTGACCGAGCGTTTCTACCGCGTCGACTCCAGCCGCAACTCCAACACCGGCGGCACGGGGCTTGGCCTGGCGATCGTCAAACACGTGCTGCTGCGCCACCGTGCACGGCTGGAAATCAGCAGCGTGCTGGGCCATGGCAGCACTTTTACCTGTCATTTCCCACCCGTGCAGGTGACCCGCTCGCGGGTGATCGGCACAGATGAATAA
- the pstB gene encoding phosphate ABC transporter ATP-binding protein PstB has product MQHETHTHGINMSALGRDKQSLSLAQETVAIEVPGLSLYYGEKQALFDVSMNIPKQRVTAFIGPSGCGKSTLLRTFNRMNDLVDGCRVEGAINLYGTNIYRKGEDVAELRRRVGMVFQKPNPFPKTIYENVVYGLRIQGINKKRILDEAVEWALKGAALWEEVKDRLHDSALGLSGGQQQRLVIARTIAVEPEVLLLDEPCSALDPISTLKVEELIYELKSKFTIVIVTHNMQQAARVSDYTAFMYMGKLVEFGDTDTLFTNPAKKQTEDYITGRYG; this is encoded by the coding sequence ATGCAACATGAAACCCACACCCACGGCATCAACATGTCGGCCCTGGGTCGCGACAAGCAGAGCCTGAGCCTGGCCCAGGAAACCGTGGCCATCGAAGTGCCAGGCCTGAGCCTGTACTACGGTGAAAAGCAGGCGCTGTTCGACGTCAGCATGAACATCCCGAAACAGCGCGTGACCGCCTTCATTGGTCCGTCCGGCTGCGGTAAGTCGACGCTGCTGCGTACCTTCAACCGCATGAACGACCTGGTCGACGGTTGCCGCGTAGAAGGCGCGATCAACCTCTACGGCACCAACATCTATCGTAAAGGCGAAGACGTGGCCGAGCTGCGTCGTCGCGTGGGCATGGTGTTCCAGAAGCCCAACCCGTTCCCCAAGACCATCTACGAAAACGTGGTCTACGGCCTGCGCATCCAGGGCATCAACAAAAAACGCATCCTCGACGAAGCGGTGGAGTGGGCCCTGAAAGGCGCGGCACTGTGGGAAGAGGTCAAAGACCGCCTGCACGATTCGGCACTCGGCCTGTCCGGCGGCCAGCAGCAGCGTCTGGTGATCGCCCGTACCATCGCCGTGGAACCGGAAGTCTTGCTGCTCGACGAACCGTGCTCGGCACTTGACCCGATCTCGACGCTGAAAGTCGAAGAACTGATCTACGAGCTCAAGTCCAAGTTCACCATCGTCATCGTGACCCACAACATGCAACAGGCGGCGCGGGTTTCCGACTACACCGCGTTCATGTACATGGGCAAGCTGGTGGAATTCGGCGACACCGATACCCTGTTCACCAATCCGGCGAAGAAGCAGACCGAAGACTACATCACCGGTCGTTATGGCTAG
- the phoU gene encoding phosphate signaling complex protein PhoU: MISKEGLTHHISAQFNAELEEVRSHLLAMGGLVEKQVNDAVTALIEADSGLAQQVREIDDQINQMERNIDEECLRILARRQPAASDLRLIISISKSVIDLERIGDEATKIARRAIQLCEEGEAPRGYVEVRHIGDQVRNMVRDALDAFARFDAELALSVAQYDKTIDREYKTALRELATYMMEDPRSISRVLNIIWVLRSLERIGDHARNISELVIYLVRGTDVRHMGLKRMKAEVEGTADQIPNVPGESDDK; the protein is encoded by the coding sequence ATGATTTCGAAGGAAGGCTTAACCCATCACATCTCCGCGCAGTTCAACGCCGAACTTGAGGAAGTGCGCAGCCACCTCCTGGCGATGGGCGGGCTGGTGGAGAAGCAAGTCAACGATGCCGTCACTGCGCTGATCGAGGCCGACTCTGGTCTGGCCCAGCAAGTGCGCGAGATCGATGACCAGATCAATCAGATGGAACGCAATATCGACGAAGAATGCCTGCGCATTCTGGCGCGTCGCCAACCGGCGGCGTCTGACCTGCGTTTGATCATCAGCATCTCCAAGTCGGTAATCGACCTGGAGCGCATTGGCGACGAAGCGACCAAAATCGCCCGCCGTGCCATTCAGCTGTGCGAAGAAGGCGAAGCACCGCGCGGTTATGTGGAAGTGCGCCATATCGGTGACCAGGTACGCAACATGGTGCGCGACGCCCTCGACGCGTTTGCCCGTTTCGACGCCGAGTTGGCGTTGTCGGTGGCGCAGTACGACAAGACCATCGACCGCGAATACAAGACCGCACTGCGTGAGCTGGCCACCTACATGATGGAAGACCCGCGCTCTATCTCGCGGGTCTTGAACATTATTTGGGTGCTGCGCTCCCTGGAGCGTATCGGCGACCACGCGCGCAATATCTCGGAACTGGTGATTTACCTGGTGCGCGGTACCGACGTACGGCACATGGGGCTCAAGCGTATGAAGGCCGAAGTTGAAGGCACCGCTGATCAAATCCCTAATGTTCCGGGCGAATCTGACGATAAGTAA